Below is a genomic region from Treponema sp. OMZ 798.
TTAAGGCAGGCAGCAGAGGACAAAAAGACTATTGCCCTGCCCCTCGTTTTTGATAAGGACTTGATATTTAAAAAAATGGAATTTGGGAACGGTAAGATAGAACCGGTTGAAATCGGAGCCTTCGGCATTATGGAGCCCTCCAAAGAAGCCTTAACCATTTTTCCTCAAAGCCAAGAGGAAAAAAACTATCCTTTGGAGCTGCCTCTTTTAATCTTGGTTCCCGGAAGGGCTTTTTCAAAAAAGGGAGAGCGGATGGGCAGAGGCGGAGGTTTTTATGACAGATTCTTTGAAAAACTCTTTAAAAGGGTACAAAAAGAAGATGTTTGCCTTGCCGGTCTTTGTTTTTCGGGACAGATTTTAGATAAGATCCCGATGGGAGAATTTGATTATCCCGTAGACCTTGTTTTAACCGAATCCGAAGTTTTTATAAAATAAAAACATAAAAAAATTGCTATTTTCTATTGACATTTTATAAGAAATAGTGTATTATCCAAAGACTTCCTAATTGGAAGCATTCCCCTGTAGCTCAGTAGGCAGAGCAAGTGGCTGTTAACCACTGGGTCCGTGGTTCGAACCCGCGCGGGGGAGCTATTTGAATGACGGCTGACCTTTTGAAGGTCAGCTGATTTTTTAAAGGTAGGTGCGATATGTCAAGAGTATGTGAAATTTGCGGAAAAGGCTCATTATCGGGAAACTCGGTAAGTAAGTCCAAAATTCACACAAAAAGAGTTTGGAAGCCCAATCTAGTGAATGTAAAAACAGAAATCGGCGGCAGAACTCTAACCATTAAAATGTGTTCTCGATGCTTAAAAAGCGATTACGTTACAAAAAAAGTTTAGTTTTTTCTTAATTTACTCCTTTTTATTTACATTTCGAGTTCGCTGAAAAGTGAACTCGATTTTTTTTGCCTAAAAAAT
It encodes:
- a CDS encoding 5-formyltetrahydrofolate cyclo-ligase; this translates as MLKEDKAQVRKLIKEYFKSPEGKALIQKTEAQQNSKDYCKAFLNKIPQYVTAKTVFAYHPISGEFPTLELLRQAAEDKKTIALPLVFDKDLIFKKMEFGNGKIEPVEIGAFGIMEPSKEALTIFPQSQEEKNYPLELPLLILVPGRAFSKKGERMGRGGGFYDRFFEKLFKRVQKEDVCLAGLCFSGQILDKIPMGEFDYPVDLVLTESEVFIK
- the rpmB gene encoding 50S ribosomal protein L28; translated protein: MSRVCEICGKGSLSGNSVSKSKIHTKRVWKPNLVNVKTEIGGRTLTIKMCSRCLKSDYVTKKV